The genome window CAAGGGGATCAAATTAGTGCATCTTCTTCTAATCGTAACTTTAAAGGTCGTCAAGGGTCAGCCCAAGGGAGAACTTTGTTAATGAGCCCTGCCATGGTGGTAGCTGCCGCTGTTCATGGTAAAGTTGCCGATGTTAGAGAATTGTAAATATAAATAGGGGGTGGGCATGGGGATAGTTTTTTCGTTTAAAAATAATCCCCTAGAGAAAATAACAAACAGTGTTGAGATTTTCAATAAATGAGCGATAATAGTAACTAAGTACTGAATTACTAACTCAAAACCATGAATAGTTGCGTTTTAATGGCAAAAATAATTCGTAGCCCCCAACTACGATACACTCAAGAAAGTCAACTAGCTATCAGTGAAATGATGGTCGAGTTTGAAAATATCTCTCCCAATAATCCCCCATCAACCCTTAAAGTAATTGCTTGGGGAAATTTAGCCACCGACATTGAGCAAAAATATAAAGAAGGCGATGAAGTAGTCCTAGCTGGGCGCCTAAAAATGGATTTAGTAGAAAGACAAGGATATAAAGAAAAAATTGCCGAGTTAACTATCTCTCAAATTCACCCTGTAGGAAGTAATGATCCTTCTTCCCATGATAATGTTGTCACGATTGAGGGCAATAATAATTATGATGATCACGGAGCCATTCTTGAGGAAGATCATAGCACTGAAGATTTACAAGAAAGCTATGGCAACGATGACACAAATTTAGATACTATTCCTTTCTAATAACCTTAAAATCGCCTCTGACCCTTGGGCATTTTAACACCTACGCAAAAAGCACCCCCCAACTAAGGAGAGTGCTTTTTAGTTATTATTTAGTTGTTAAACTAACTTCCGTTAGATATTAACCGTTGATTACAGGAGCAGAAACTGCTTCAGCAGAGGCTAAGTCTAAGGGGAAGTTGTGAGCATTACGTTCGTGCATTACTTCGATACCGATGTTGGCACGGTTTAATACGTCTGCCCAAGTTCCAATGACGTGACCTTGGCTATCTAAGATAGACTGGTTGAAGTTGAAACCATTTAAGTTGAATGCCATGGTGGATACACCCATTGCGGTGAACCAAATACCAATTACAGGCCATGCACCTAAGAGGAAGTGTAACGCGCGGCTGTTGTTGAAGGATGCATATTGGAAGATTAAACGACCAAAGTATCCGTGAGCAGCTACGATGTTGTAGGTTTCTTCTTCTTGACCGAATTTATAACCGTAGTTTAAAGACTCGGTTTCGGTGGTTTCACGTACCAAAGAAGAGGTTACGAGAGAACCGTGCATTGCGGAGAATAAAGATCCACCAAATACACCAGCTACACCTAACATGTGGAAGGGGTGCATTAAGATGTTATGCTCTGCTTGGAACACGAACATGAAGTTGAAGGTTCCAGAGATTCCCAAAGGCATACCATCAGAGAAAGATCCTTGACCGATAGGGTATACTAAGAATACTGCAGTGGCAGCAGATACAGGTGCAGAGTATGCAACACATATCCAAGGACGCATTCCTAGACGGTAGGATAGTTCCCACTGACGACCCATGTAACAGAAGATTCCGATTAAGAAATGGAATACTACTAATTGGTAAGGGCCACCATTGTACAACCACTCATCTAAAGATGCTGCTTCCCAAATAGGGTAGAAGTGTAGACCGATAGCGTTGGAGCTAGGTACTACTGCACCAGAGATGATGTTGTTTCCGTATAATAAAGAACCTGCTACAGGCTCACGGATTCCGTCGATGTCCACAGGGGGAGCAGCTACGAAAGCGATTAGGAAACAAGTGGTTGCAGTTAGTAAACAAGGGATCATTAACACACCGAACCAACCTACATAGAGGCGGTTATTGGTAGAGGTGATCCACTGACAAAACTGCTCCCATGCGGAAGACTGTTGTTGTTGTAAAGTGGTAGTCATGTTTATTATGATTGCGTTATGAATTTTTCTAGGTACTTTGTGAAGTTGTTTGCCTCACATTTATATATTAACGAATATGTAAAGTTTTGTCAAGGACTTTTCTGAAAAAAAAAGTTAAACTATTGTTAC of Cyanobacterium sp. HL-69 contains these proteins:
- a CDS encoding Single-stranded DNA-binding protein, whose protein sequence is MNSCVLMAKIIRSPQLRYTQESQLAISEMMVEFENISPNNPPSTLKVIAWGNLATDIEQKYKEGDEVVLAGRLKMDLVERQGYKEKIAELTISQIHPVGSNDPSSHDNVVTIEGNNNYDDHGAILEEDHSTEDLQESYGNDDTNLDTIPF
- the psbA-2 gene encoding photosystem II q(b) protein, producing MTTTLQQQQSSAWEQFCQWITSTNNRLYVGWFGVLMIPCLLTATTCFLIAFVAAPPVDIDGIREPVAGSLLYGNNIISGAVVPSSNAIGLHFYPIWEAASLDEWLYNGGPYQLVVFHFLIGIFCYMGRQWELSYRLGMRPWICVAYSAPVSAATAVFLVYPIGQGSFSDGMPLGISGTFNFMFVFQAEHNILMHPFHMLGVAGVFGGSLFSAMHGSLVTSSLVRETTETESLNYGYKFGQEEETYNIVAAHGYFGRLIFQYASFNNSRALHFLLGAWPVIGIWFTAMGVSTMAFNLNGFNFNQSILDSQGHVIGTWADVLNRANIGIEVMHERNAHNFPLDLASAEAVSAPVING